In Vagococcus hydrophili, one DNA window encodes the following:
- a CDS encoding 5-(carboxyamino)imidazole ribonucleotide synthase, translating to MSEIILPGSTIGIIGGGHISKMLVMSAKKYGYKVGILDPLEESPASQVADWHIVANYNEESALLELAKRSDVLTFETENIDTNALDFLKKFVAIPQGTFGLSVTQDRLLEREFLDNHSINIAPYETAVVISDIKEAANSVGYPCIVKSTRRYGEEEYIVKIDSPSEVDLAVPLVQQGACMVEAFVKLKKELFMTIAVNSDGEYTLFPIVESFHYTDGLLKKVKAPIEIEDLEQTIINQIELISKVIASELNVCGIVGIEFFLTEDDNLYVNEISARPHESSTYTMDACDFSEYDAHIKGICNWSLPKIKQFMPAVTINITKDNYDLVIELLGKKRKWHYHFYQYPKHAEMFKLGHITVLSDNLEETIQEIKHVGLIDN from the coding sequence TTGTCAGAAATTATTTTACCTGGTAGTACAATTGGTATTATCGGAGGAGGACATATTAGCAAAATGCTTGTTATGTCAGCAAAAAAATATGGATACAAAGTGGGGATTTTAGATCCATTAGAAGAAAGTCCGGCGTCACAAGTTGCTGATTGGCATATTGTTGCCAATTATAATGAAGAAAGTGCGTTGTTGGAATTAGCCAAAAGAAGTGATGTTTTAACATTTGAAACAGAAAATATTGATACCAATGCCTTGGATTTTTTAAAAAAATTTGTGGCAATACCTCAAGGAACGTTTGGTTTATCTGTCACTCAAGATAGGTTGTTAGAAAGAGAATTTTTAGATAATCATTCGATTAATATCGCACCATATGAAACGGCAGTTGTTATTTCAGATATTAAAGAAGCGGCTAATAGTGTTGGTTATCCTTGTATTGTCAAAAGTACGAGAAGATATGGTGAAGAAGAGTATATTGTTAAGATTGATAGCCCGTCAGAAGTTGATTTAGCAGTCCCACTAGTTCAGCAAGGAGCTTGTATGGTAGAAGCTTTTGTTAAACTTAAGAAAGAACTATTCATGACGATTGCAGTTAATTCAGATGGAGAATACACGTTATTTCCAATTGTGGAGTCTTTTCATTATACAGATGGTTTGTTAAAGAAAGTCAAAGCACCGATTGAAATTGAAGATTTAGAACAGACGATTATTAATCAAATTGAACTTATTTCGAAAGTTATCGCCTCAGAATTGAATGTGTGTGGGATTGTTGGCATTGAATTTTTCTTAACGGAAGATGATAACCTTTATGTTAATGAGATTTCAGCAAGACCACATGAGTCAAGCACTTATACAATGGATGCATGTGATTTTTCTGAATACGATGCTCATATTAAAGGGATTTGTAATTGGTCACTGCCTAAAATTAAACAATTCATGCCAGCGGTGACGATAAATATTACGAAGGATAACTACGATCTTGTTATAGAGTTATTAGGAAAAAAAAGAAAATGGCACTATCATTTTTATCAGTATCCAAAACATGCAGAGATGTTTAAATTAGGTCATATAACAGTGTTGTCAGATAATTTAGAAGAAACGATTCAAGAAATAAAACATGTTGGCTTAATTGATAACTAA
- a CDS encoding xanthine phosphoribosyltransferase — translation MKELLDKIVSDGTVLQEDVLKVDSFLTHQIDPKLMSLIGKNFADKYRDKKITKVVTIESSGIAPAVFIGLELDVPVIFARKQKSLTMSTELLTASVHSFTKKQTNEISISTKFLTSEDHVLVVDDFLANGQAALGLVELCSQAGASVEAINIVIEKSFQNGRSLLEEKGYKVDSLARIESLKDNKVHFIK, via the coding sequence ATGAAAGAATTATTAGATAAAATCGTGAGTGATGGAACAGTTTTACAAGAGGATGTATTGAAAGTGGATAGTTTCTTAACTCATCAAATTGATCCAAAATTAATGAGTTTGATAGGTAAAAATTTTGCGGATAAATATCGGGATAAAAAAATTACTAAGGTCGTAACCATTGAATCATCAGGCATTGCTCCTGCCGTTTTTATTGGCTTAGAATTAGATGTCCCTGTTATCTTTGCTAGAAAGCAAAAAAGCTTAACAATGAGTACAGAGCTTCTAACAGCAAGCGTTCATTCATTTACAAAAAAACAAACAAATGAAATTTCAATCTCAACTAAATTCCTAACATCTGAGGACCATGTATTAGTTGTAGATGATTTTTTAGCAAATGGACAAGCAGCATTAGGATTAGTCGAGCTATGTTCTCAAGCTGGAGCAAGTGTTGAAGCGATTAATATTGTAATTGAAAAATCTTTTCAAAATGGACGTTCATTACTTGAAGAAAAAGGTTACAAAGTAGATTCTCTTGCCAGAATAGAATCTCTGAAAGACAATAAAGTTCATTTTATTAAATAG
- a CDS encoding glucosaminidase domain-containing protein, with the protein MEKIKKTHRKFGVFVGVSTVLVSVCGPVLETVVYAEEAANTTSNKVLSTLPKADSAINFSSDFSSTTNGEVSASDSSEVTVPSETGESSVEPSKDSSNSSSSSTDKNTTSSSKNTGSSSSSITGSSSSSKGGISGSSSSKNDGNNTSKDSSENSSKDDNIEKSTSKSEDKTPIRYTRNQSTEEFIEEIGEDARAIGQKNDLYASVMIAQAILESGSGNSGLSREPNYNLFGIKGSYEGKSVEMPTLEDNGKGSMYTISAKFRKYPSYKESLEDYATLMTGGTLGRSTFYQGAWKSNTKSYEEATKYLTGRYATDTRYNDKLNGLIETYNLAQYDNKKAVETKLEKSKETEAFIKEISADTKEIAEKNDMYASVLIADAVIKSTSGNNILAENKNIYQTKGKYEDKSIEVDTIVKDKKGTKLEKVTYKEYPSYKDSVEDHVKLLKDDKAVYPELTTKKKDTYKKVTAYMTAQNKEDRNYHKKLNALIATYDLTQFDKKVEPKKEVKKDKKADNKKKDESIDILNQLGRNMTTKLSESLEKPAKYDVTSK; encoded by the coding sequence ATGGAAAAAATTAAAAAAACACATCGTAAATTTGGCGTCTTTGTTGGGGTTAGTACTGTTTTAGTATCGGTTTGTGGACCGGTGTTAGAAACTGTTGTTTATGCTGAAGAAGCAGCGAACACTACATCTAACAAAGTGCTGTCAACTCTACCTAAAGCAGATTCGGCTATCAATTTTTCGAGTGACTTTTCAAGTACAACAAATGGAGAAGTATCTGCTTCAGACTCTTCAGAAGTAACTGTACCTAGTGAAACTGGGGAATCAAGTGTCGAGCCTTCTAAAGATTCGAGTAACAGTTCTTCTTCAAGTACAGATAAAAACACAACATCTAGTAGTAAAAATACAGGATCTTCCTCTTCAAGTATTACAGGTTCATCTAGTAGTTCAAAAGGTGGTATTTCAGGAAGCTCATCAAGTAAAAATGATGGGAACAATACATCGAAAGATTCTTCAGAAAACTCATCTAAAGATGATAATATAGAAAAATCAACTTCTAAGTCAGAAGATAAGACACCAATTAGATATACTAGAAATCAGTCGACAGAAGAGTTTATTGAAGAAATCGGTGAAGATGCTAGAGCAATTGGTCAAAAAAATGATTTGTATGCTTCAGTTATGATTGCACAAGCTATTCTTGAGAGTGGATCAGGTAATAGTGGTCTATCGAGAGAACCTAATTATAATTTGTTTGGTATTAAAGGTTCCTACGAAGGTAAATCAGTAGAGATGCCGACGTTAGAAGATAATGGGAAAGGTAGCATGTATACTATTTCTGCTAAATTCAGAAAGTATCCAAGTTACAAAGAATCATTAGAAGATTATGCAACGCTAATGACAGGGGGAACATTAGGTCGTTCAACTTTTTATCAAGGGGCTTGGAAGTCAAATACTAAATCTTACGAAGAAGCTACCAAATATTTAACAGGTCGCTACGCAACAGATACACGCTATAACGACAAGTTAAACGGATTGATTGAAACGTATAATTTAGCTCAATATGACAATAAAAAGGCTGTTGAAACTAAGCTAGAAAAATCCAAAGAAACAGAAGCTTTTATTAAGGAAATATCAGCTGATACAAAAGAGATTGCCGAAAAAAATGATATGTATGCTTCTGTATTAATTGCTGATGCTGTTATCAAAAGTACCTCTGGCAATAACATTTTAGCTGAAAATAAAAATATTTATCAAACAAAAGGTAAATATGAAGATAAAAGTATTGAAGTGGATACAATCGTTAAGGATAAAAAAGGCACTAAATTAGAAAAAGTAACTTACAAGGAGTATCCTTCTTACAAAGATTCAGTGGAAGATCATGTAAAATTACTTAAAGACGATAAAGCTGTCTATCCTGAACTGACAACTAAGAAAAAAGATACTTATAAAAAAGTAACAGCTTATATGACTGCTCAAAATAAAGAAGATCGAAATTATCATAAAAAGTTAAACGCACTTATTGCAACATATGATTTAACTCAGTTTGATAAAAAAGTCGAACCTAAAAAAGAAGTCAAAAAAGATAAAAAGGCTGACAATAAGAAAAAAGATGAATCCATTGATATCTTAAATCAATTAGGTCGTAATATGACGACTAAGTTATCTGAAAGCTTGGAAAAACCAGCCAAATATGATGTAACAAGTAAATAA
- the rsmI gene encoding 16S rRNA (cytidine(1402)-2'-O)-methyltransferase produces MQQQKSFKNMTVGKLYLVPTPIGNLEDMTFRSVNTLKEVDLIASEDTRNTKKLLNHFEIETRQLSLHEHNVKERVPELIDMLLSGTNIAQVSDAGMPSISDPGHELVLTAIKEDIDVVALPGASAGITALIASGITPQPFLFHGFLPRKTNEQKIALDQLKEIQAALIFYESPHRIVKTLSNMALVLGENRKVVLCRELTKLFEEYTRGTIKELIEFFNEKTIKGECCLIVEGHDGFSEMSALEEELSLKEHVDLLMETQGLKNKDAIKEVAKKRGLKKQEVYKEYHIE; encoded by the coding sequence ATGCAACAGCAAAAAAGTTTTAAAAATATGACAGTTGGTAAACTGTATTTAGTTCCAACGCCCATTGGTAATTTAGAAGACATGACATTTAGATCGGTTAATACTTTAAAAGAAGTTGATTTAATTGCGAGTGAAGACACGAGAAATACTAAAAAGTTACTAAATCATTTTGAAATTGAGACAAGACAGCTTAGTTTACATGAACATAATGTGAAAGAGCGAGTGCCAGAATTAATTGACATGCTGCTTAGTGGAACCAATATTGCTCAAGTTAGTGATGCAGGGATGCCTTCTATCAGTGATCCAGGTCATGAACTTGTTTTGACAGCTATTAAAGAAGATATCGATGTGGTGGCTTTGCCTGGTGCTTCAGCAGGAATCACTGCCCTAATTGCCTCAGGAATCACACCACAACCTTTTCTTTTTCACGGGTTTTTACCTAGAAAAACCAATGAACAAAAAATAGCTCTTGATCAATTAAAAGAAATTCAGGCAGCTTTAATTTTTTATGAAAGTCCACACCGAATTGTAAAAACACTTAGCAATATGGCGCTTGTTCTTGGTGAAAATCGAAAAGTAGTCTTGTGCCGAGAATTGACAAAGCTATTTGAAGAGTACACTCGTGGAACAATAAAAGAATTAATCGAATTTTTCAATGAAAAAACGATAAAAGGCGAATGTTGTTTAATAGTAGAAGGTCATGACGGCTTTTCAGAAATGTCAGCCTTAGAAGAAGAGCTTTCTCTTAAAGAACATGTGGATCTGTTAATGGAAACACAGGGCTTGAAAAATAAAGATGCTATCAAAGAAGTAGCGAAAAAAAGAGGTTTAAAAAAACAAGAAGTCTATAAAGAATACCATATAGAATAA
- a CDS encoding DNA replication initiation control protein YabA, giving the protein MEKTKLYDELVDVEKNLQTMLSQVSEMKDVVDDVLEKNLNLELENQHLRDRLEKLEREFFSDESKQELSKSRLNLEKLYEQGFHVCKDFYGSRRENHEECVFCSHMIYGK; this is encoded by the coding sequence ATGGAAAAAACAAAATTATACGATGAATTAGTAGATGTTGAGAAAAATTTACAAACCATGTTAAGTCAAGTGAGTGAAATGAAAGACGTGGTAGATGACGTTCTTGAGAAAAACTTGAATTTGGAACTGGAAAACCAACATTTAAGAGATCGTTTAGAAAAACTTGAACGAGAATTTTTTTCAGATGAAAGCAAACAAGAGTTATCTAAATCTCGTTTGAATTTAGAAAAATTATATGAACAAGGGTTTCATGTGTGTAAAGATTTTTATGGTTCTAGAAGAGAAAATCATGAAGAATGTGTGTTTTGTTCTCATATGATCTATGGTAAATAA
- a CDS encoding PSP1 domain-containing protein produces the protein MIEVVGVRFKPTGRIYFYSKNDLLDLEYNQPVIVESQKAKELAYIAIPNKEMNKEDLPEELKPVIQIATSKQLAKQEKNKQDAKQAFSVAKEKIIAHQLEMKLVDVEYTFDRSKMVFSFTADGRIDFRNLVKDLASIFKTRIELRQIGVRDEAKLLGGIGPCGRPLCCSTFLGDFAAVSIKMAKEQNLSLNPTKISGVCGRLMCCLNYENSEYERLRKKMPDFGEIIETPDGKGKVIGLNILSEVIKVKLFQRETPMEYGLDELLEMEPEEIKED, from the coding sequence ATGATAGAAGTAGTCGGTGTCCGATTTAAACCTACTGGGAGAATTTATTTTTATTCAAAAAATGATTTACTAGATTTGGAGTATAATCAGCCAGTAATAGTAGAATCTCAAAAAGCGAAAGAATTAGCGTATATTGCTATTCCAAATAAAGAAATGAACAAAGAAGATTTACCAGAAGAACTAAAGCCCGTCATTCAAATAGCAACAAGTAAACAATTAGCAAAACAAGAAAAAAATAAACAAGATGCCAAACAGGCTTTTTCAGTTGCGAAAGAAAAAATAATCGCTCATCAATTAGAAATGAAACTGGTTGACGTAGAATATACCTTTGATCGCAGTAAAATGGTCTTTAGTTTTACTGCAGATGGTCGAATTGATTTTAGAAATCTAGTGAAGGATTTAGCTTCTATTTTCAAAACACGGATTGAATTAAGACAAATTGGTGTGAGGGATGAAGCGAAGTTATTAGGTGGAATTGGACCTTGCGGAAGACCGTTATGTTGTAGTACTTTCTTAGGAGATTTTGCAGCTGTATCTATAAAAATGGCCAAAGAACAGAATTTATCTTTAAATCCTACTAAAATATCTGGTGTGTGTGGTCGTTTGATGTGTTGCTTAAATTATGAAAACTCAGAATATGAGCGATTAAGAAAAAAAATGCCAGATTTTGGTGAAATCATCGAAACGCCAGATGGTAAAGGGAAAGTTATCGGCTTAAACATATTATCAGAAGTCATCAAAGTTAAATTATTCCAAAGAGAAACACCAATGGAATATGGTTTAGATGAGCTACTAGAGATGGAACCAGAAGAAATAAAGGAAGATTAA
- a CDS encoding DNA polymerase III subunit delta', whose translation MEKLLKDKVKEEQPRLSSLFEKVLLKNKLTHAYLMESKEIESAYVFSLWLAQSIFCEETENHLPCGLCNNCQRIVSQDFPDVTTIEPDGQTIKVDQIRDIKQTFIRSGMESRKKALIIKNAEKMTVSAANSLLKFIEEPDGMMHIFFLTNNSNRILSTIQSRCQQIYLHPTSKSALLAEVSKESSLTKKQVELIVELSESKKKAVELSSDEWFNSARETVSKWFQYLDKKNALAFIFVQQHLVKLGKDKEQQFLILDILLNMYRLELKEQVALDSFSKERYNNAIEVIITARKKLEANVSFQNVCEQLVWQVLY comes from the coding sequence ATGGAAAAATTATTAAAAGATAAAGTTAAAGAGGAACAGCCAAGGCTAAGTAGTTTATTTGAAAAAGTTTTACTTAAAAATAAATTGACCCATGCCTATTTAATGGAAAGTAAAGAAATAGAATCAGCTTATGTTTTTTCACTTTGGTTAGCTCAATCCATTTTTTGTGAAGAAACAGAGAACCATCTACCCTGTGGCCTTTGTAATAATTGTCAACGGATAGTTAGTCAAGATTTTCCAGATGTGACAACCATTGAACCGGACGGACAAACGATTAAGGTAGATCAAATTAGAGATATCAAACAAACATTTATTAGAAGTGGAATGGAATCAAGAAAAAAGGCGTTAATTATAAAAAATGCTGAAAAAATGACAGTCAGTGCGGCTAATAGTTTATTAAAATTTATTGAAGAACCAGACGGCATGATGCATATCTTCTTTCTGACGAACAATAGCAATAGAATATTATCGACGATTCAATCAAGGTGTCAGCAAATTTATTTGCATCCTACGTCCAAATCAGCCCTTCTTGCAGAGGTCAGTAAAGAAAGCTCTCTTACGAAAAAACAAGTTGAATTAATTGTAGAACTTTCTGAATCTAAAAAAAAGGCAGTTGAATTATCAAGTGATGAGTGGTTTAATAGTGCTAGAGAAACTGTGTCTAAATGGTTTCAGTATTTAGATAAAAAAAATGCATTAGCTTTTATATTTGTTCAACAACATTTAGTAAAATTAGGGAAAGATAAAGAACAACAGTTTTTAATTCTTGATATATTGCTAAATATGTACCGATTAGAATTAAAAGAACAAGTTGCTTTGGACTCTTTTTCTAAAGAACGATATAATAATGCTATTGAAGTGATAATCACTGCAAGAAAAAAATTAGAGGCAAATGTTAGTTTTCAGAATGTCTGTGAACAACTTGTATGGCAAGTGCTGTATTAA
- a CDS encoding cyclic-di-AMP receptor, with translation MKLLLAIVQDKDSNRLSTEFNQGNVRATKLSTTGGFLRAGNTTFIIGIEDERVEEVLNIIKETCQTREQYVTSPVTFDMSMDAHSSYPIEIQVGGATVFELPVDGFHQF, from the coding sequence ATGAAATTGTTATTAGCAATTGTTCAAGATAAAGATAGTAACCGTTTGTCAACTGAATTTAATCAAGGGAATGTTCGTGCGACTAAATTATCTACAACAGGAGGTTTTTTACGAGCAGGAAACACAACCTTTATTATCGGGATTGAAGATGAGCGAGTAGAAGAGGTCTTAAATATTATTAAAGAAACCTGTCAGACAAGAGAACAATACGTAACGTCACCAGTAACTTTTGATATGTCAATGGATGCACATTCTAGTTATCCCATTGAAATTCAAGTCGGCGGTGCCACTGTGTTTGAATTACCAGTTGACGGATTCCATCAGTTTTAA
- the tmk gene encoding dTMP kinase yields the protein MQGIFITLEGPDGAGKTTVVNELSQLLMNDINREVVTTREPGGIPIAEQIRQVILDPKNIEMDERTEALLYAAARRQHLVQKVLPSLKEGKLVLCDRFIDSSIAYQGVGREIGKAAVQNINDFAIEGHYPDLTIYLDVPSEVGLERINRGRKESELDRLDNESLDFHKKVRSAYLELVKEHSERIVLVDTEDNIEKVVKNCYDLIKDKYPSIFK from the coding sequence ATGCAAGGAATTTTTATTACGTTAGAAGGTCCAGATGGTGCTGGGAAAACAACGGTGGTTAATGAATTAAGCCAACTATTAATGAATGACATTAATAGAGAGGTTGTGACAACAAGAGAACCAGGCGGTATTCCAATAGCAGAACAAATTCGTCAGGTGATCTTAGATCCTAAAAATATTGAGATGGATGAACGAACAGAAGCATTACTTTATGCAGCTGCAAGAAGACAACATCTAGTACAAAAAGTGTTACCATCATTAAAGGAAGGGAAATTAGTCCTGTGTGATCGTTTTATTGATAGCTCGATTGCCTATCAAGGTGTGGGTCGAGAAATTGGCAAAGCTGCAGTACAAAACATTAATGATTTTGCAATTGAGGGGCACTATCCGGATTTAACCATTTACTTAGATGTTCCTTCTGAAGTTGGCTTAGAAAGAATTAATCGTGGTCGAAAAGAATCAGAGCTCGACCGCTTAGATAATGAATCCCTAGACTTTCATAAAAAGGTGAGATCAGCTTACCTAGAGTTAGTAAAGGAGCATTCTGAAAGAATTGTTTTAGTTGATACAGAAGATAATATAGAAAAAGTTGTAAAAAATTGTTATGATTTAATTAAGGATAAATATCCTTCTATTTTTAAATAA
- the recR gene encoding recombination mediator RecR, with protein MYYPAPIAKLIESYMKLPGIGAKTATRLAFYTINMREEDVTEFAKSLISVKRDLHYCSICGNITDEATCDICRDSNRDKSIILVVEETKDVMSMEKMREYKGLYHVLNGVLSPMDGTGPDDLNIASLIKRLHGDEITEVIIATNATTDGEATAMYLSRLIKPAGIKVTRLAHGLSVGSDIEYADEITLLKAVEGRTEL; from the coding sequence ATGTATTATCCAGCGCCAATAGCGAAATTAATCGAAAGTTATATGAAATTACCAGGTATTGGGGCTAAAACAGCCACTAGACTTGCTTTTTATACCATTAACATGAGAGAAGAAGATGTAACTGAGTTTGCTAAATCTTTAATCAGCGTTAAAAGAGATCTTCACTACTGTTCAATTTGTGGAAACATTACAGATGAGGCAACCTGTGATATTTGCCGTGATAGTAACCGAGATAAAAGTATTATTTTAGTCGTAGAAGAAACAAAAGATGTGATGTCTATGGAAAAAATGCGAGAGTACAAGGGTCTGTATCATGTATTAAATGGTGTTTTATCACCGATGGATGGCACTGGTCCAGATGATTTGAATATTGCTTCATTAATTAAACGTCTCCACGGGGATGAAATTACAGAGGTCATTATTGCAACCAATGCCACAACAGATGGGGAAGCAACGGCTATGTACCTGTCACGCTTAATTAAACCAGCTGGAATTAAAGTGACACGCTTGGCTCATGGTTTGTCAGTAGGTAGTGATATTGAGTACGCAGATGAAATTACATTACTAAAAGCAGTTGAAGGACGAACTGAATTGTAG
- a CDS encoding YbaB/EbfC family nucleoid-associated protein has product MMRGMGNMQGMMKQMQKMQKEMTETKGQLDKMEFTGEAGNGLVIITMTGEKKVVDVKINPDVLDPEDAEMTQDLVLAATNNCLEKIEVESEKMMGQYTKNIPGF; this is encoded by the coding sequence ATGATGCGTGGAATGGGAAATATGCAAGGCATGATGAAACAAATGCAAAAAATGCAAAAAGAAATGACAGAAACAAAAGGTCAATTAGACAAAATGGAATTTACTGGTGAAGCTGGTAATGGCTTAGTTATTATTACAATGACAGGTGAGAAAAAAGTGGTGGATGTTAAAATCAACCCAGATGTTCTTGACCCAGAAGATGCTGAAATGACACAAGATTTAGTCTTAGCTGCAACAAACAACTGTTTAGAAAAAATCGAAGTGGAATCAGAAAAAATGATGGGACAATATACTAAAAATATCCCTGGATTCTAA
- the dnaX gene encoding DNA polymerase III subunit gamma/tau: protein MAYQALYREWRSQTFDDMVGQKMITQTLKNAIVQEKVSHAYLFTGPRGTGKTSAAKVFAKAINCKHSVNGEPCNQCEDCVGITEGRVNDVIEIDAASNNGVEEIRDIRDKVKYAPTQVTYKVYIIDEVHMLSTGAFNALLKTLEEPPKHVVFILATTEPHKIPATIISRTQRFDFKRIGIEDIEEHLTTILKAKDIAYEEAALKIISRSAEGGMRDALSILDQAISFSGDKLTTQDALEVTGSLTNEIMDAYLEHCVSSETEAALSVLNQLLTEGKESNRIVENLLLYCRDLLVYQKAPNVLEGQVGLITESFKKLSELVKTDELYQLINELNETQKEIRYSHQPTVYLEVMTVKLSTAKMTAPTEQQGNVDLPEIQNLMDKVMTLEKELHQLKTTGIAQNTNNQQASSSQNTKKAKVPTYRIPTEQVYQVLQKATKPQLVSVKGAWDELLQFLSVTQRAMIKASEPVAASDDSLIIAFDYEILCQKASQDEDLLFAIKNGFERLIRYSPNLISVPRDQWSELRQSFISQMEPGESGEAPKTEEKDPVIEEAKELFGSLVNIIED from the coding sequence TTGGCATATCAAGCTTTGTATCGTGAATGGCGATCGCAGACTTTTGACGACATGGTCGGACAAAAGATGATTACGCAAACATTGAAAAATGCGATTGTTCAAGAAAAAGTATCCCATGCCTATCTCTTTACAGGCCCCAGAGGTACAGGAAAGACAAGTGCAGCAAAAGTTTTTGCTAAAGCAATTAACTGTAAACACTCTGTTAATGGTGAACCATGTAATCAATGTGAAGACTGTGTTGGTATTACAGAAGGTCGGGTCAACGATGTGATTGAAATTGATGCGGCAAGTAATAACGGTGTGGAAGAAATCCGTGATATTCGTGATAAGGTTAAATATGCTCCCACTCAAGTCACATATAAAGTATATATTATAGATGAAGTCCATATGCTTTCAACAGGTGCATTTAATGCCCTTTTAAAAACATTGGAAGAACCTCCAAAACATGTTGTTTTCATTTTAGCAACAACTGAACCACATAAGATACCTGCGACGATTATTTCAAGAACCCAGCGATTTGATTTTAAACGAATCGGCATTGAAGATATTGAAGAGCATTTAACAACTATTTTAAAGGCTAAAGATATTGCCTATGAAGAAGCAGCGTTAAAAATTATTTCAAGATCTGCTGAAGGCGGAATGCGGGATGCTTTAAGTATTTTAGATCAGGCTATTTCTTTTAGTGGAGACAAATTGACTACTCAAGACGCTTTAGAGGTAACAGGTAGTTTAACAAATGAAATCATGGATGCCTATTTAGAACACTGTGTGTCCAGTGAAACAGAAGCAGCTTTATCAGTTTTAAATCAGTTACTAACAGAAGGTAAAGAAAGTAATCGAATTGTAGAAAACTTACTTCTGTATTGTCGTGATTTATTAGTCTATCAAAAAGCACCAAATGTTTTAGAAGGACAAGTGGGACTGATAACAGAGAGTTTCAAAAAATTAAGTGAATTAGTTAAAACAGATGAGTTATATCAGCTTATTAATGAATTAAACGAAACCCAAAAAGAGATTCGCTATAGTCACCAGCCAACTGTTTATTTAGAAGTGATGACAGTTAAGTTATCAACGGCAAAAATGACTGCACCAACTGAACAACAAGGGAACGTTGACTTACCTGAAATTCAAAATTTAATGGATAAAGTCATGACTTTAGAAAAAGAATTACATCAATTAAAAACAACAGGAATTGCTCAAAACACTAACAATCAACAAGCGAGTAGCTCTCAGAATACTAAAAAAGCTAAGGTACCAACTTATCGAATTCCAACTGAGCAAGTATATCAAGTGTTGCAAAAAGCGACGAAACCTCAGTTAGTTTCTGTTAAGGGAGCTTGGGATGAGTTGCTGCAGTTCTTATCAGTGACTCAAAGAGCCATGATCAAAGCAAGTGAGCCTGTAGCAGCAAGTGATGACAGTTTAATCATTGCCTTTGATTATGAGATTTTGTGTCAAAAAGCAAGTCAAGATGAGGATTTACTTTTTGCTATTAAAAATGGCTTTGAGCGATTAATTAGATATTCACCTAATTTAATTAGTGTTCCAAGAGATCAGTGGTCTGAATTAAGACAATCATTTATCTCTCAAATGGAACCTGGTGAATCAGGAGAAGCACCAAAAACAGAAGAAAAAGATCCAGTGATTGAAGAAGCCAAAGAATTATTTGGTTCTTTAGTAAATATAATTGAAGATTAA